The genomic region AATTTACAAATTTTTTAAACTCACAAACTAAAGTTTTTTAAAATTTATCCGATATAGAAATTAGAGGAAGAGTTATTGTAGAGGTTAAACTATAAATGCGCCCAAAAAAAAATAAACGGAAGTTGCTTATCGCAATCACAATAGGTGTGGTTGTGAGTTTTATAATTTTCTCCACGCTAGGCAATTACAATAAAAAACTACAAGAACAAAATCAACTCATAAATTCCCTAAAAAATACAGCAAGCTCTGCACTCAATAAAACTACAAGTGACCCTGATATGATCAAAATTGTAGTTGCAAAAAAGCCTCTGGCAAGCGGGACTAAACTTACTAAAGAGACACTGGATCTTAAAGAATTTAAAATAACAGGCTTACCACCAGGACATATTAAAAATATAGACTCAATTATTGGGTTTACACTCAATAAAAACATAAATGAAAACGATCCAATCACTACACCATTACTAAAAGAACTACAGACAAAAACCCTGGAAATCCCACAAGGCTTACGAGCAATAACTATTCCTATAGAATATATTCAGGGTTTTGCTTCATACATAAATATCGGATCAAAACTTGATATAGTAGCAGCATCAAAAGAAAGCGCTGAACATCAAGGTAAGCTCATAGTACAAAATGTCAAAATTATATCATTTGAAAAAGGTGAAGTCCCATCATCAGTTGAAGGACAAAAACCAATTGAAACAATAACAGGTATTACGATTGAACTACCTGCCATTCAAACACAAAAACTCGTAGAAGCAATGGTTAAAGGCAAATTACAGTTGGTAACAAGAAATACTCATGATAATGAAGTAATTAAGGTAGCTGATAAACCTAAACCAAAAATTGAATCACTATCAAGAAACGCAGAACTTCCTATAAATTTTAACCCTCCGGCAATCCCTAATAGTATGTTACCTCCAATTAATGGTAAAAATATAGGAGATCTGCCATTACCGGCGACACCTAAAAAAGCTTCAAAACCTCCTCAAAAAGTGGAATTAATA from Candidatus Melainabacteria bacterium RIFOXYA2_FULL_32_9 harbors:
- a CDS encoding Flp pilus assembly protein CpaB is translated as MRPKKNKRKLLIAITIGVVVSFIIFSTLGNYNKKLQEQNQLINSLKNTASSALNKTTSDPDMIKIVVAKKPLASGTKLTKETLDLKEFKITGLPPGHIKNIDSIIGFTLNKNINENDPITTPLLKELQTKTLEIPQGLRAITIPIEYIQGFASYINIGSKLDIVAASKESAEHQGKLIVQNVKIISFEKGEVPSSVEGQKPIETITGITIELPAIQTQKLVEAMVKGKLQLVTRNTHDNEVIKVADKPKPKIESLSRNAELPINFNPPAIPNSMLPPINGKNIGDLPLPATPKKASKPPQKVELIQANVKSDVTFND